The following are encoded in a window of Cydia strobilella chromosome 1, ilCydStro3.1, whole genome shotgun sequence genomic DNA:
- the LOC134746621 gene encoding uncharacterized protein LOC134746621: MAVVWRDICCGVQYLRARCFFIGYLNLIASTVDLGCHLVILSAVTNFFSCDVDLNILHNINWTWLEPFLAVINIGTHGFYPFPLVLGYYDSLGVRGTPRCYPGMVHLYLIDLINIVIHVVWVRLVVSYITALYKKDADTMRMFFSISVIKMILQLMYFAYTPLHVTLYSDTLYISYWVLKILDICVAVMFLLVMNSYIKAVRAEKALALAQPDQPPSYDECAAAAREKTENIP; the protein is encoded by the exons ATGGCGGTGGTGTGGCGAGACATATGCTGCGGTGTGCAGTACTTGCGCGCTAGATGTTTCTTCATCGGTTATTTAAATTTG ATTGCCAGTACAGTGGATTTAGGCTGCCATCTCGTCATATTATCAGCTGTAACAAATTTCTTCTCGTGTGATGTGGATTTAAATATT CTTCACAACATAAACTGGACGTGGCTGGAGCCCTTCCTAGCGGTGATCAACATCGGGACCCACGGCTTCTACCCTTTCCCCCTGGTCCTTGGCTACTACGACAGTTTGGGGGTCCGGGGTACCCCTCGCTGTTACCCTGGCATGGTGCATCTGTATTTAATAGACCTGATTAATATTGTGATCCATGTGGTGTGGGTGAGGCTTGTGGTGTCCTACATCACGGCGCTATATAAG AAAGACGCAGATACCATGCGGATGTTCTTCAGTATATCGGTCATCAAGATGATTCTCCAGCTCATGTACTTCGCGTACACGCCGCTCCACGTCACCCTGTATTCTGACACCCTGTACATTTCTTACTGGGTACTCAAGATCCTCGACATAT GTGTAGCCGTCATGTTCCTGCTGGTGATGAACAGCTACATCAAGGCCGTGCGCGCGGAGAAGGCGCTGGCGCTCGCGCAGCCCGACCAGCCGCCATCTTACGACGAGTGCGCCGCGGCGGCGCGGGAGAAAACTGAAAATATACCTTAA